From the Arvicola amphibius chromosome 2, mArvAmp1.2, whole genome shotgun sequence genome, one window contains:
- the Arhgdib gene encoding rho GDP-dissociation inhibitor 2 yields the protein MTEKDAQPQLEEGDDDLDSKLNYKPPPQKSLKELQEMDKDDESLTKYKKTLLGDVPVVADPTVPNVTVTRLSLVCDSAPGPITMDLTGDLEALKKETFVLKEGIEYRVKINFKVNKDIVSGLKYVQHTYRTGMKVDKATFMVGSYGPRPEEYEFLTPVEEAPKGMLARGTYHNKSFFTDDDKQDHLTWEWNLAIKKEWVE from the exons ATGACCGAGAAGGATGCACAGCCCCAGCTGGAGGAGGGAGACGATGACCTGGACAGCAAGCTCAATTATAAGCCCCCCCCTCAGAAGTCCCTGAAGGAGCTGCAGGAGATGGACAAAGACGACGAGAGCCTAACCAAGTACAAGAAAACACTGCTGGGAGACGTTCCTGTGGTAGCAG ACCCAACAGTCCCCAACGTGACTGTCACCCGGCTTAGCCTTGTTTGTGACAGTGCGCCAGGACCAATCACCATGGACCTTACTG GTGACCTCGAAGCCctcaaaaaggaaacatttgtGCTAAAGGAAGGTATTGAATATAGAGTCAAAATTAACTTCAAA GTGAACAAGGATATTGTTTCGGGCCTGAAGTATGTTCAGCACACGTATCGGACTGGGATGAAAG TGGATAAAGCTACGTTCATGGTTGGCAGCTACGGGCCCCGACCAGAGGAGTACGAGTTCCTCACTCCAGTGGAGGAAGCTCCGAAGGGCATGTTGGCCCGAGGCACTTACCACAACAAGTCCTTCTTCACTGATGACGACAAGCAGGACCACCTCacctgggaatggaacctggccATTAAGAAGGAATGGGTAGAATAA